The Dehalococcoides mccartyi CG5 genome contains the following window.
TAGGCAAGTGTGCCATGGCATCTATAAGCTTCTGGCTGATATCCTTGGGATGGCTGGTTAAAAAACGTATCCGTAACAGCCCCGTAATGTCATGAAGTGCCGAAAGCAAATCTGCCAGACAGGGCTTTTCAGGCAGGTCATGCCCGTAGGAATCTACATTTTGCCCCAGCAGTACCACTTCACGGCTGCCCCGCCTGACCAGTTCAGCCACTTCACAGCCTATTTCAGCTATACTTCGGCTTTTTTCCCGTCCGCGGCGGTAAGGCACAACACAGTAGGTACAGAAATTGTTACAGCCCTGCATAATGGTCACATTGGCACTTACAGGCGGCCTAAGCGGCAGAATAAACCCTTCCGGAATTTCGCGCCAATCCGGCATACTGCCCGGACCAAAAATATAATCTACGAATGGAAATTTTTTCTTTATGAGGGAAATATCTTGCCCAACCAAACAGCCGGTCAGGGCTATTTTGAGTTTAGGATTTTTATTCTTCAAACTGCGTAAAAGATGCAAGCGGTTAACCACTTTGTTTTCAGCATGTTCACGGACAACACAGCTGTTTACCAGTACCAGTTCGGCATCTTCAGCTTTATCGGCTAAAGAGTAACCCCACAGTTCAAAAAGCCTACCCAACCGGTCTGATTCGGCTTGATTCATCTGGCAGCCAATAGTCCAGAGGTAATAACCGGGCATAAGCAAAATCTCTCCGTATCCAGACTAAACTGAATATAGATTATACCCTAATACGAAGAAATATCATAAATACCAAAGAGGTATTCCAGTTTCAGTTCAAATACGGTTGCGATAAGCCACAATCAGGCTGCTGGCAAAAACGAGTATTCCCAGACCCCAAAAAAACGGGCTGAAAGCCAAACCTACTACTGAAAAGATATACCCCGTAAAAAACAGGGTAGAGCCCACTGCCGCTCTGGCATTCAGTTTGTCTTTAAGAACCAGAAAAAAACTTGCACCCATCACCAATCCGGTTATCAGGTACTCCACCCCTACCAGTGTATCCGCATCTACAAACAGCTTGAAAATAGCCATAAACATAAACAGGGCAAAGGCTACCCCCAGCAGAACAAGCCATACTTTGAAAAATTTTTGGTCCAGAGTACTGTTTCCTTCAGTCATATACATTCTCCTTATTCACCATTACAGGCAAGCACCTTATGCCCAAAATGGCATCCCTATTATTCCAAATAACCTTAAACCCATGCGGATATTGCCAGTGATAAATAAACCTTCCGCCTGAAGTAGTGTATAAACCGGCATACTCATCTGTCAATGCCCCTCAGGTAAAATGTGCGGTGCTATGATTAACTGGATGTCTTGTATTTGCACTGCAGCGGTATTAGTATGCAATGAAACCGGTTGAGAGGAGGATGTATGTTTAAAGAGTTTAAAATCTTTATCATGCGCGGCAATGTAGTAGATCTGGCTGTGGGTATTGTAATTGGCGCAGCCTTCGGGGCTATTGTAAACTCACTGGTAAAAGATGTGCTGATGCCCCCTATCGGCTTGCTTTTGGGCAATGTTGATTTTGGCAATCTGTTTATCGTCCTTAAGGAAGGTGCCATTGGCGGGCCGTATGAATCCCTGCTGGTTGCCCAAACAGCGGGCGCTGTAACCATAAACTACGGGGTATTTATTAACGCCTTAATCAACTTTTTAATACTGGCTATGGCTATCTTCTTTTTTGTGGTAAGGCCGCTGAACCAGCTGGCTGCCCGCCAGAAAAGTAAAGAAGCTGTCATTCCTGCCCAAACTGATAAGAAAGATTGCCCTTACTGCGCTACCCAAATACCCTTGAAAGCCAGTAAATGCCCTTACTGTACTTCAGAGCTTATGTAGGCAGAAGATGAAAATAAACAGGTGAGGATAAAAAGACTGAATTCTGATGGCGGAGGGGGAGGGATTCGAACCCTCGACCCCGGTTTCCCGGGGCAAGCGCTTAGCAGGCGCCCGCACTAGACCACTATGCGACCCCCCCAGTGCCCAAACAAGAAGATAATATAGCATAAGAACCTAGTTCATACAACCAAAAGCCACTTTCAAACGGACTGGGGTGTCAGGACTGGCAACGGGGACAGAAGTAACAGGCTCGCTGGCGTATCAGCTGGCGGGTTATGGGAGCACCGCAAACCGGGCAAGATTCGCCCCTGCGATGGGCAACATTAAACTCCAGCTGGGCACCGCCCTTTGAGCCGTCAGGGCGATGATAGGTGCTGACACTTGCCCCCTTGTTTTGTATAGCTTTATGTAAAACTGACTGAATAGCTGAATGCAGTCTTTCCACCTCTGCCATACTCAGGCTTTCAGCCGAACGGAGCGGGTTCAGGCAGGCTTTAAACAGGGCTTCATCTGCGTACATATTGCCCACCCCAGCCAGTACCTTCTGGTCAAGCAGTACCGCTTTTATAGGTCCTTTGCGCCCTGAGAGACGATGCCAAAATACACCGGCGGTAAAAGTTTCCTCCAGAGGTTCAGGCCCCAGTTTTTCTAAAACAGAGTTCAAACCGGCAAGCAGGGTTATCCTCCCGAATTTGCGTATATCGGTAAAATATACCTGCTCTCCATTTTCCAGATGGAAAATGGCTCTGGTAAAGCGGGGGGCTTGACCGTTTTCAGCCCTGATTGCCGTCAGTCCGCCGCTCATTTTCAGGTGGACACTGATAAATAACCCGCTGCTCAGGCTAATGATAATATACTTGCCACGGCGGCTCAGCCCGGTTACACATGTACCTGATGCCAGTGCGTTAAAATCCGCTTCGGGCGGGCAAAGAGTTTTGGCCCACAAAGCTTCCATGCGGATTATCTTTTTACCCAGCAAATGGGGCATTATTTCATTCTTTACCGTTTCAACTTCAGGCAATTCAGGCATGGTTTACTCCTTTGGCTAATCTCTGCCACAGATAGGTCAGCCCTATACCCAGCACTGCCCCTGCCAGCAGGTAAGACGCCAGTACATCACTGGGCCAGTGGGCATTCAGATATACTCTGGAAATGCCCATAAAAAGTATGGGGACAAGGCAGACCAGTCTTAGCACCAAACGCAGTAAAGGATCCCGGATAAAACGGGGTATCAGAAAGAATATCACCCCGTAGCAAGCCAAAGCATAGGCGGTATGCCCTGATGGGAAACTGGTGCCGCCGTCTTCAAGGCCGTAAGGACGAGGACGATCAATAATCCATTTAGATATACCCACTATCAGGGCGGTAACAGCCGGAACCAGCCCGCAAATTACAGATTGCAACCGATAGCCTTTGCACCACAGCCAGATTACCGCCGCAACCGGTGAGATAACCCAAGCCGGGAAGTTTCCAAGACGGGAAATGAAACCCATAAATCCGTTAAAACCGGGCAGTGAAATGCCCTGAATAAACCCCGAAACAGTCGTATCCACCCCTAAAACAGGGTTTAAATAAACCAGCCATGCCAGCAGGCCAAACATGCCCAGCAGTATCAGGTACGGCAGATAATTACGCAGTTTTGCCAAGTCCGGTCTTACTCCATATCTCCCCAGTTTGCTCCGGACTTAAGCTCAACCTTAAGCGGTATTTCAAAGGTGACTGCACCTGACATAGTTTCCATAAGCAAAGCACTCATACGCTTAAGCTCTGCGTCAGGCACTTCAAATATAAGCTCGTCATGCACCTGAAGTAGCAGGCGGCTTTCCAGCTTTTCTTCTTTCAGTTTTTCATCCAGCCTGACCATAGCCAGCTTGATAATATCCGCAGACGTACCCTGAACAGGCATATTTATGGCCATACGTTCGGCCGATTCACGCAAAATCCGGTTGGGCGAATTGATTTCAGGTATATACCGGCGTCTTCCCAGCAGGGTCTCAACGTACCCGTTAGTCCGAGCCTGATGCTTAATCTCCGCAAAGTAAATAGCTACCCGCGGGTATTTTTCAAAATATGCCTTGATAAATTTGTCGGCCTCTGCCAGTGAAAGCTCGGTAGCCTGTTCCAACCCGTAGCTGCTCATGCCATATATCACTCCGAAATTCACCGTTTTAGCCAGACGGCGTTGTTCCTTTGTCACTTCAGACGGGAGTATATTCAGCAATCTGGCAGCGGTAGCAGTGTGGATATCCTGGTCCTTAAGAAAAGCCTCTATCAGGGCAGGGTCTCCGGAAAGATGGGCCAGCACCCGCAGGTCTATCTGGGAGTAATCTCCAGCCAGCATTACGGTACCCTTCGGGGCAATAAATGCCCGCCGTATTTCTCTGCCCATTTCACCCCTGACGGGTATATTTTGCAGATTCGGTTCACTGGAAGACAATCTGCCGGTAGCCGTTCTGGTCTGGTTGAAACTGGTATGCAGGCGACGGGTATGCGGATTCACCATACGCGGCAGAGTATCCAGATAGGTAGATTTCAGTTTGACCAGCATACGATATTCAAGTATCAGGTCTACAATCCGGTGTTCACCCTTCAGTTCATCCAGTACCTCTGCCCCGGTGGAATAACCGGTCTTGGTTTTTTTGATAACCGGCAGTTTCAGTTCGTCAAAAAGTATCCGCCCCAGCTGCTGGGGAGAACCTATGTTGAAGCTGTGTCCCGCTTGGGCATATATGGCTTCTTCCAGTTTAAATATCTGCCCGCCCACCTTTTCGGCCATACCTTTGAGCAAATCGGTATCCAGCATAATACCGCTACGCTCCATACCCAGTAATATAGGTACCAAAGGCATTTCAACATTGACAAACAAATCTATCAGCTTGGTTTCGGCAAGCTGGGCGGCAAACAGACCCTTGAGGCGGAAGGTGTAATCAGCCACCAACTGGGCGGCTTCTGAAAGCTCTGATGCACTGAAGCTCTTTTTCTTGCCGTTCTGAGTAAGTATGTTTTCAACATCAGCAATTTCCACCCCGAAGTGTTCAAATACCAAGTCTTTTATACCCAGATTTTTTTCACCCAGCAGGTGGGCAGAAAGCATGGTATCAAAGTCCAGTCCCTGTATTTCCTGCCCGGCTGAAGCCAGCAGATTCATGAGGTACTTGGCATTATGAGCGGTCTTGGTTATATTTTTATTCGTAAGCAGGGCAATCAAACCCGGGTGACCTTCGGAAACAAACATCTGCCCATCCGAAGCACTACCGATAAATTCTGCAGAAATAAAATAGGCTTCGCCCTCTGCCGGTGAAATTGCCAGCGCAGTCAGGCGGGCATCTATAGCTTCTTCGGAAGTGCCCGAAACTGCCAGTGCCAGCTCTTTGGTTTCCGTGAACCGCTTCACGATGCTGTCTAGATTCTGCCCGTTGGCTACAATATAGCGGGTTTCAACCTTTTGGGGGGTGTTAAACATATCTGTCATACCGCCGCCAGGATTTTCACCGCCTGGCAGGCGGTTAATCAGCCTGAAAAACTCCAGTTCACGAAAAAGGTCTACCACCTTTTGGCGGTTATAGTGTTCCGATCTACATTCCTGAATACTGAAATCCAGCGGCAGATCACACACAATCGTAGTTAATATTTTACTCTGGCGGGCTACTTCGGCGTTGTCTGCCAGTTTCTTTTGGAGACCGGGCGGGCTTATTTTATCCAGATTTTTATATATATCTTCTATGCCGCCGTATTCTTCTATAAGTTTCTGGGCAGTTTTCGGGCCTATGCCGGGTACTCCGGGTATGTTGTCAGACGGATCACCCATAAGGGCTTTGTAATCTGCGACATGCTCCGGCCCTAAACCGTACTTTGCCCTTACTGCCGCCTCGTCATACAGACTGGTATTGGAAAAAGAACCGGCCGGGCCGGGATACAGAATACGAATATCCGGACTGACCAACTGCATGGAGTCTGCGTCTCCGGAGGCTATTATAACCTCCATGCCTTCGGCGGCGGCTCTGGTAGCCAGTGTGCCCAGCACATCATCTGCCTCAAAACCGCTCTGTTCGTATACAGGCATATTGAAAGCATCCACAATCTGGCGTACCCGTCCCAGCTGGCTGACAAGCTCGTCAGGCATGGGCGGACGTTGGGCTTTGTAGTCCTTGAACATCTCATGCCTGAAGGTAGGGCCTTTTTTATCAAAGGATATAGCGTAACAATCCGGTTTCAGGTCGGTTAAGACTTTTATAAGTATAGAGGCAAAACCAAAGGCCGCCCCCACCACTTCACCTGTTTTGCGGACTGTAAGAGGTGGCAGTACATGATATGCCCGATGAACCAGATTTGTGCCGTCAAAAAGGACAATTACAGGTTTACTCATGAACACATTATAGCAGATGAACCGCAAAGAGGGTCAGCTATTTTGCCCGCCACGACCCCAACCTGATCAAGCTTGGTCAAAATATGGAGTACATACTGCGGATTGGAGAATACCCCGCTGGTTTACCGAAAAAAGCCCGACAGAGAATGACTGACGCGGTAGCTAGGTTGCCAGCGGCAGTCCATTCGCAATCCAGACGTTTATACCGCCCAGCATGTTATATATGCTGGTAAAGCCATTATCCACCATAAGCTGGGAGGCAGAGACAGAGCGGTTACCTGAACGGCAATAGACAAGGTAAGTTTTATTTTTATCCAAAGCGAAAAGCGAATTTTCAAAGGAAGCATAATAATCCAGATTTACAGCACCGGCAATATGCCCTTGAGCATATTCGGAGGGGGTACGCACATCTAAAATAACAAATTCAGTTGAGTTGGTATTCCGGTCTATAAGGTCTTTGGCTTCGTCAACAGATATATCCTGCACCTTAGTCAAATTACTATCAGTATTATCTAAAGGGTCAGTTCTATCTGTATCACAGCCTGTCAGAGTTCCGGTAAATACCATGCATAACGCCAGTACGGCGGTCAGACTACGTTTGAAAGACATACTTTAAACTCCAATAAAATTCGGCTGGAGTTTAACCCCTGAATAACCGGCCATTGTCTGCAGGCAGGTTTCTTCACGCTGGGTAATCCATGTGGATACGCTGGTCAGACCGAAGTCAGACAACTGGCAGAAAGTTACCATAAGCTCGTTGCAATAGCTGTAATAACGCGAAGAACGGTTGTCAAAGCTGACATTCCCCGTATCAGCCATTTGTTCTATCAAAGCGCGCAATTTCAGGCGGTTATAATACGTAGCCCTCATGCCGGCCAGCATACCCTCAAAGAAGAGCTGTGCCCGAAAGTTTATCAGCTGACCTTGATTATTAAAAACCACATCAAAAGAGCCGCCGGTAGCACCGGATTCTTTAAACTGGAAAACCTTCTGCTCATAACCTATAGGCAGGGGCGGAGTAAGCTCTGGCAAACGGATTTCAGGAGCTTCGGTAATATCGGTCAGGCTTTTACCGCCGAACCGGCGGATTATATCCTGGGGAGATTGAAAAGCGCTGTAATCACCCAAAACTTCTGACACAAGTGTAAGGTAAGACAGTGATTCTTTTGGGTCATACTGACGCAGTCTCATACTTCCTCCATGCACATTCGAGTAAAGCTAATTGAAACAGGTGCAAAATATGTCAAACGGCTATGCTTGCCTTTTCTATATCCGAAAGATATCCGGTAACCACTGCCCCCAACCGGACAACGACATGAAGCGAAATAACAACAAGAATCCGCCATTTAGTAATAAAGCGGATATTTCTTATACTTTCTTCACGGGCAAGTTCCCTGAACTTCTCCTGAAGCTGAACACCGGAGGCTATAAATTTATCTTTTGTCATAGTTGTCGCAAGTGATGATTACATTATAATACCCCCTGTGAAGCGGGTGTCAAGTGCAGCCCTGAAACCAAAGTTTGGGTATGTACATTGCCGGTAAATACGGTACTCTATTTCGGTTTTTCCCCAAGCACCATTACTAATGGTATACCATGTATCAGTTGTTTATATATATTTTTACAAACCGACCACCTACACCCTGACGGCTAAAGTATCCAGACCAGTACATTAATGCTATAATTAGGGGTAATTGTGTGCCGGAGGCGAAAAGTGAACACCAAGGATCTGCTCTCTATTTCAGACCTTTCCCCTGATGATATCGGGCGTCTGCTTTCAGATGCCGTTGAACTTAAAGCCAGGGGCTGGAACAACAGCCTCTCAGGTAAAACTCTGGCTCTGGTATTTGAAAAACCCTCCCTACGTACCCGTGTCAGCTTTGAGCTAGCCATGAAGCAGATGGGCGGAGAAGCACTATACCTTTCTCCGGCTGAAGTGGGTTTGGGCAAACGCGAACCGGTGGCTGACGTAGCCAGAGTCCTTTCCCGTTTTGTAGATGTTATCGCCTGCCGCACATTCGGGCATGAAACTCTGGTGCAACTGGCAAAATATGCGGATATACCCGTTATCAACGCTCTCTCGGACTTGGAGCATCCCTGCCAAGCGCTGGCAGATATCCTAACCATTTACGAGAAGAAGGGCGACCTGAAGGGACTTAGTCTGGCTTATATAGGTGATGGCAATAACTGTGCCAACAGCCTCCTGCTGGCCTGCGCCATGACTGGTATAAACTGCCGGCTGGCTTCACCTAAAGGCTATCTGGTAGACAAAGACCTGTTTGCCAGAGCGGAAGCCTATGCTGAGGACAGCGGGGCTGAACTCTACAGCGAAACAGACCTTAAAACCGCTCTGCGCGGAGCAGATGTAATTTATACAGATGTCTGGACCAGCATGGGACAGGAAGCTGAAACTGAAAAACGCCTCAAGGACTTTACGGGGTTTCAGGTTAATGCCAAGCTGGTTTCCATGGCTAAGAAAGATGCCATCATCATGCACCCTCTGCCGGCTCACTACGGCGAAGAGGTTGACCGGGAAATACTGGAATGCCCTCAGTCTGTTATCTTTGACCAGGCCGAAAACCGGCTGCATGCCCAAAAGGCTGTTTTAAGAGATATGCTGGGTGGACTGGAGATAGGCGGCCGGCATTAAGCCTGCTGTGAAAATTATATATGAGTAATACTACCACCCCTATTATAGCCATTGTAGGGCGACAAAACGTGGGTAAATCCACTTTGCTAAACCGCCTTGCCCATAAAAATCTGGCCATTACCGAAGACCTGCCCGGTACTACCCGTGACCGCCTGTTTGCTACCGTAAGCTGGCTGGACCGCAGGCTGATTATGGTGGATACCGGCGGACTTGACCCGGATATTGAAAGCGTTATTGGCCAGCAGGTCAATATCCAGATAAGCCTGGCCATAAAGGAAGCTGACCTGGTGCTTCTGGTGGTAGATGTAAAAGACGGTTTGATTACGCCTGATTATGAAATGGCCGATATCATCCGCCGCACCGGCAAGCCGGTTATACTGGTTGCCAATAAAGCCGACAACCTGAAAATGGGCCAGGAAGCCACCGAATTTTACAGTTTGGGTTTTGGCGAACCTGCGGTTATAAGTGCTTTCCACGGCACCGGTATTTCAGACCTGATGGACCGCGTAATGGAGGAATTGCCCGACCAGCCCATTGCCACCCCTGAAGAAGACACTTCAGTTAAACTGGCACTTGTCGGCAGAACCAATGTCGGTAAATCCACTCTGCTTAATACCTTCCTGGGAGAGGAACGCTCAATAGTAAGCAATATACCCGGTACTACCAGAGATGCCATTGACACACCTCTTGACTTTGATGGTACTAATGTGCTACTTATAGATACTGCAGGGATAAGGCGACGCGGCAAAGTTGAGAGCGGTGTTGAGAAATACAGTGTACTCAGAGCCCTGAAGGCCATTGACCGGGCGGATGTAGTTCTGCTGGTTATGGACACCGAAGAACTGGTTACTGCTCAGGACACTCACATTGCCGGATATGTCCGGGATACCGCCAAAGGTATTATCATTATCCTGAATAAATGGGATCTGGGTAAAGGCCAGGATAAAGCGGAAGTGACGCAGACTATCCAGAGTAGATTTAAGTTCCTAGATTACGCTCCGATATTGTTTGTCTCAGGCAAAACCGGACGTGGTGTTGATACTATTATCCCCATGGCCCTAAAGGTACAGGAAGAACGCAGCAAGCGTATCCCCACCGCCAAGGTAAACAGCGTGGTTACCGAAGCCCTTTCCGCCCATACCCCGCCCCGTCAGGGCAAAGTCCAGTTAAAAATCTTCTACGCTACCCAGGCAGAAACCAATCCGCCTTCGTTCGTATTTTTTGTCAACAACCCTAAACTGGTTCATTTTTCTTATGAACGTTTTATTGAAAATCGTCTCAGGGAGTCTTTCGGATTTTTTGGTACGCCTATCCGTTTAACTTTTAAAGCCCGAGGTGAAAAATGTTAATTGCCAAGCTGCTGCTTGTTGTTATAGTAAGTTATATCCTTGGTTCAATACCCTTTGGCTATCTGGTCAGCCACCGCGGCTCCAAAATAGATATCCGCAGTTTCGGCAGTGGACGCACCGGTGCCACCAATGTACTGCGCACCATGGGCAGAAAAGCCGCTTTGCTGGTGGCCTCTTTGGATGTTATCAAAGGGGCTTCGGCTGTAGCTTTTGCCGGGCTGGTCATAGGCACTGAAGCACTGGCTTTCGGTACCAATGGCATGGCTCTTCTATTCGCTCAGGTTCTAGCCGGGCTGGCGGCGGTTGCCGGTCATATCTGGCCGGTATTCCTCAAATTCCGCGGTGGACGGGGTGTGGCTACTTTCTTCGGAGGCATGATTGCCCTGTGTCCGGTGGCTGCTATATTCGGCGGCGAAGTGCTGATAATAGGTGCCGGACTTTCCGGTTTTGCCTCTCTGGGTTCCATAACGGGGGTGGTTGGTGCTTATGCTTTGCTGGTACCCCTTACCCTGATCAGCGGATTCCCCACCGAATATATGATATACGCGGTTATAGGTTCACTCCTTATCACCATTATGCACCGCGATAATATTAAGCGGCTTCTGGCAGGTAAAGAACGCAAGCTCAACGAAAAAGCCCGCTAAACACCCTCCGGTTTAACCCAATTTGGCATTAGAAAGCTTGGATTTTTTATGTCTAAAGTTTGTATTATAGGCACTACTACCTGGGGTATTACTCTGGGTACAATTATAGCCCACAAAGGGCGTGAAGTAATGCTCTGGGCACGCACCGAGGACGAAGCTATGCTTCTTTCCACTCAGCGCCGTCCGGCTGACTTTTTGCCGGAAAACTATCATTTCCCCGAATTCATGAATGTAACTGCCTGTTTGGAAGAAGCTGTAGCCGGGGCAGACATGGTCTTGCTAGCTGTACCTTCCCAGCGGATGCGCCCCAATATACGGCTGGTTGCACCCCTGCTGACTAAAAGCATGCTGATTTGCAGTGCCGCCAAGGGGCTGGAAATAGGCACTGCCAAACGTATGAGCCAAGTAATTACCGACGAGATTTCCCCTGATTTCGCAAAGAATATCTGCGTTCTTTCAGGCCCGAATTTGGCTATGGAGATATTAAAAGGGTTGCCGGCTGTAACTGTGCTGGCTGCCGATACTGAAAAGACAGCTAAAAAAGCCGCCAAACTGATAACCGCTGCCAATTTTTCTGCCTATACCAATACAGATATTATAGGGGTGGAACTGGGCGGCTCACTCAAAAACATTATCGCTCTGGGGGCAGGCATAGTAGACGGGCTGAATTTGGGCAACAACGCCAAGAGCGCCCTTATTACCCGTGGCCTGACTGAAATTTCCGCACTTGGGGCAGCTTTGGGGGCTAACCCCCTGACCCTATCCGGTCTGGCTGGTCTGGGTGATTTGATTGCCACCTGCTCAAGCAATCTCTCACGCAACCATTTTGTGGGAGTGGAACTGACCAAAGGCCGAAGCCTGAATGATATCATGTACAAT
Protein-coding sequences here:
- the mscL gene encoding large conductance mechanosensitive channel protein MscL; amino-acid sequence: MFKEFKIFIMRGNVVDLAVGIVIGAAFGAIVNSLVKDVLMPPIGLLLGNVDFGNLFIVLKEGAIGGPYESLLVAQTAGAVTINYGVFINALINFLILAMAIFFFVVRPLNQLAARQKSKEAVIPAQTDKKDCPYCATQIPLKASKCPYCTSELM
- a CDS encoding rhodanese-like domain-containing protein, giving the protein MSFKRSLTAVLALCMVFTGTLTGCDTDRTDPLDNTDSNLTKVQDISVDEAKDLIDRNTNSTEFVILDVRTPSEYAQGHIAGAVNLDYYASFENSLFALDKNKTYLVYCRSGNRSVSASQLMVDNGFTSIYNMLGGINVWIANGLPLAT
- a CDS encoding phosphatase PAP2 family protein, with amino-acid sequence MAKLRNYLPYLILLGMFGLLAWLVYLNPVLGVDTTVSGFIQGISLPGFNGFMGFISRLGNFPAWVISPVAAVIWLWCKGYRLQSVICGLVPAVTALIVGISKWIIDRPRPYGLEDGGTSFPSGHTAYALACYGVIFFLIPRFIRDPLLRLVLRLVCLVPILFMGISRVYLNAHWPSDVLASYLLAGAVLGIGLTYLWQRLAKGVNHA
- the plsY gene encoding glycerol-3-phosphate 1-O-acyltransferase PlsY codes for the protein MLIAKLLLVVIVSYILGSIPFGYLVSHRGSKIDIRSFGSGRTGATNVLRTMGRKAALLVASLDVIKGASAVAFAGLVIGTEALAFGTNGMALLFAQVLAGLAAVAGHIWPVFLKFRGGRGVATFFGGMIALCPVAAIFGGEVLIIGAGLSGFASLGSITGVVGAYALLVPLTLISGFPTEYMIYAVIGSLLITIMHRDNIKRLLAGKERKLNEKAR
- the miaB gene encoding tRNA (N6-isopentenyl adenosine(37)-C2)-methylthiotransferase MiaB encodes the protein MPGYYLWTIGCQMNQAESDRLGRLFELWGYSLADKAEDAELVLVNSCVVREHAENKVVNRLHLLRSLKNKNPKLKIALTGCLVGQDISLIKKKFPFVDYIFGPGSMPDWREIPEGFILPLRPPVSANVTIMQGCNNFCTYCVVPYRRGREKSRSIAEIGCEVAELVRRGSREVVLLGQNVDSYGHDLPEKPCLADLLSALHDITGLLRIRFLTSHPKDISQKLIDAMAHLPKVCRSLSLPVQSGDDTILASMRRGYTNQQYRELVERIKTAMPDISLQTDLIVGFPSENEEQFNQSYKLMADIGYDAIHVAAYSPRPQTVAARDMADDVPVIEKKRRLKLIEDLQKETVGKANAALMDTFAEVLVEGLQKNKWQGRTLGGKLVFLESDLPLEGCLVKVKIFKTSPWSLQAKLVNILES
- a CDS encoding NAD(P)H-dependent glycerol-3-phosphate dehydrogenase, which codes for MSKVCIIGTTTWGITLGTIIAHKGREVMLWARTEDEAMLLSTQRRPADFLPENYHFPEFMNVTACLEEAVAGADMVLLAVPSQRMRPNIRLVAPLLTKSMLICSAAKGLEIGTAKRMSQVITDEISPDFAKNICVLSGPNLAMEILKGLPAVTVLAADTEKTAKKAAKLITAANFSAYTNTDIIGVELGGSLKNIIALGAGIVDGLNLGNNAKSALITRGLTEISALGAALGANPLTLSGLAGLGDLIATCSSNLSRNHFVGVELTKGRSLNDIMYNMSNVAEGVSTTAVAYEMARSMDLEMPVTENIYNVLYNNADPKEAARILMDAQATHELAGRKWNLFKMFRKRKARKTPELNPD
- the argF gene encoding ornithine carbamoyltransferase, which produces MNTKDLLSISDLSPDDIGRLLSDAVELKARGWNNSLSGKTLALVFEKPSLRTRVSFELAMKQMGGEALYLSPAEVGLGKREPVADVARVLSRFVDVIACRTFGHETLVQLAKYADIPVINALSDLEHPCQALADILTIYEKKGDLKGLSLAYIGDGNNCANSLLLACAMTGINCRLASPKGYLVDKDLFARAEAYAEDSGAELYSETDLKTALRGADVIYTDVWTSMGQEAETEKRLKDFTGFQVNAKLVSMAKKDAIIMHPLPAHYGEEVDREILECPQSVIFDQAENRLHAQKAVLRDMLGGLEIGGRH
- the mutM gene encoding DNA-formamidopyrimidine glycosylase encodes the protein MPELPEVETVKNEIMPHLLGKKIIRMEALWAKTLCPPEADFNALASGTCVTGLSRRGKYIIISLSSGLFISVHLKMSGGLTAIRAENGQAPRFTRAIFHLENGEQVYFTDIRKFGRITLLAGLNSVLEKLGPEPLEETFTAGVFWHRLSGRKGPIKAVLLDQKVLAGVGNMYADEALFKACLNPLRSAESLSMAEVERLHSAIQSVLHKAIQNKGASVSTYHRPDGSKGGAQLEFNVAHRRGESCPVCGAPITRQLIRQRACYFCPRCQS
- the polA gene encoding DNA polymerase I, with amino-acid sequence MSKPVIVLFDGTNLVHRAYHVLPPLTVRKTGEVVGAAFGFASILIKVLTDLKPDCYAISFDKKGPTFRHEMFKDYKAQRPPMPDELVSQLGRVRQIVDAFNMPVYEQSGFEADDVLGTLATRAAAEGMEVIIASGDADSMQLVSPDIRILYPGPAGSFSNTSLYDEAAVRAKYGLGPEHVADYKALMGDPSDNIPGVPGIGPKTAQKLIEEYGGIEDIYKNLDKISPPGLQKKLADNAEVARQSKILTTIVCDLPLDFSIQECRSEHYNRQKVVDLFRELEFFRLINRLPGGENPGGGMTDMFNTPQKVETRYIVANGQNLDSIVKRFTETKELALAVSGTSEEAIDARLTALAISPAEGEAYFISAEFIGSASDGQMFVSEGHPGLIALLTNKNITKTAHNAKYLMNLLASAGQEIQGLDFDTMLSAHLLGEKNLGIKDLVFEHFGVEIADVENILTQNGKKKSFSASELSEAAQLVADYTFRLKGLFAAQLAETKLIDLFVNVEMPLVPILLGMERSGIMLDTDLLKGMAEKVGGQIFKLEEAIYAQAGHSFNIGSPQQLGRILFDELKLPVIKKTKTGYSTGAEVLDELKGEHRIVDLILEYRMLVKLKSTYLDTLPRMVNPHTRRLHTSFNQTRTATGRLSSSEPNLQNIPVRGEMGREIRRAFIAPKGTVMLAGDYSQIDLRVLAHLSGDPALIEAFLKDQDIHTATAARLLNILPSEVTKEQRRLAKTVNFGVIYGMSSYGLEQATELSLAEADKFIKAYFEKYPRVAIYFAEIKHQARTNGYVETLLGRRRYIPEINSPNRILRESAERMAINMPVQGTSADIIKLAMVRLDEKLKEEKLESRLLLQVHDELIFEVPDAELKRMSALLMETMSGAVTFEIPLKVELKSGANWGDME
- the der gene encoding ribosome biogenesis GTPase Der, translating into MSNTTTPIIAIVGRQNVGKSTLLNRLAHKNLAITEDLPGTTRDRLFATVSWLDRRLIMVDTGGLDPDIESVIGQQVNIQISLAIKEADLVLLVVDVKDGLITPDYEMADIIRRTGKPVILVANKADNLKMGQEATEFYSLGFGEPAVISAFHGTGISDLMDRVMEELPDQPIATPEEDTSVKLALVGRTNVGKSTLLNTFLGEERSIVSNIPGTTRDAIDTPLDFDGTNVLLIDTAGIRRRGKVESGVEKYSVLRALKAIDRADVVLLVMDTEELVTAQDTHIAGYVRDTAKGIIIILNKWDLGKGQDKAEVTQTIQSRFKFLDYAPILFVSGKTGRGVDTIIPMALKVQEERSKRIPTAKVNSVVTEALSAHTPPRQGKVQLKIFYATQAETNPPSFVFFVNNPKLVHFSYERFIENRLRESFGFFGTPIRLTFKARGEKC